A part of Terriglobales bacterium genomic DNA contains:
- a CDS encoding SPFH domain-containing protein, with product MQNLSGSILILVGLGIVAFFALMGMLARLYRKAGPHEALIVYGFGGTTVVKGHGKVVWPMVQTVRGLSLELMSFDVAPQQDLYTRQGVAVTVEAVAQIKVKSDTESILTASEQFLTKTEEERNGLIRLVMEGHLRGIIGQLTVEEIVKQPEMVADRMRSTCADDMNKMGLEVVSFTIKEVRDKNEYITNMGKPDVARIRRDADVATAEAERDTAIRRAVATRDAAVAKAQADQERVQAETLSLAKQAEAQRDMDVKKASYMEAVKKQQAQADKAYEIQTNVMQQQVIAEQVKVQQVEKQEQIKVQDAEIQRREKELIATVLKQAEIERQRIETLAEAEKQRLAVEAEGRASSIRQQGEAEAEIIFKKGEAEAKAMNVKAEAYQEYNQAAVVDKLITSLPEVVRALAQPLSQVDKITVVSTGNGSAAGVNKITGDVTQMAAQVPALFEALSGMQMSELFAKIRQIGDKSAKPEVQAPPAPSAKGGK from the coding sequence ATGCAGAACCTTTCGGGCTCAATTCTGATTCTGGTGGGACTGGGGATTGTGGCCTTCTTCGCCCTCATGGGCATGCTGGCGCGGCTCTACCGCAAGGCGGGGCCGCATGAGGCCCTGATCGTGTATGGCTTCGGCGGCACGACCGTGGTCAAGGGGCACGGCAAGGTGGTCTGGCCCATGGTGCAGACGGTGCGCGGCCTGTCGCTGGAGCTGATGTCCTTCGACGTGGCCCCGCAGCAGGACCTCTACACCCGCCAGGGCGTGGCGGTCACGGTGGAGGCGGTGGCGCAGATCAAGGTGAAGTCGGACACCGAGTCCATCCTGACCGCGTCCGAGCAATTCCTCACCAAGACCGAGGAGGAGCGCAACGGGCTCATCCGTCTGGTGATGGAAGGCCACCTGCGCGGCATCATCGGCCAGTTGACGGTGGAGGAGATCGTGAAGCAGCCGGAGATGGTGGCCGACCGCATGCGCTCCACCTGCGCCGACGACATGAACAAGATGGGGCTGGAGGTGGTGAGCTTCACCATCAAGGAGGTGCGCGACAAGAACGAGTACATCACCAACATGGGCAAGCCCGACGTGGCCCGCATCCGGCGCGACGCCGACGTGGCCACCGCCGAGGCCGAGCGCGACACCGCCATCCGCCGCGCCGTGGCTACCCGCGACGCGGCCGTGGCCAAGGCCCAGGCCGACCAGGAGCGGGTGCAGGCCGAGACCCTCTCTCTGGCCAAGCAGGCCGAGGCCCAGCGTGACATGGACGTCAAGAAGGCCTCCTATATGGAAGCCGTCAAGAAGCAGCAGGCGCAGGCGGACAAGGCCTACGAGATCCAGACCAACGTCATGCAACAGCAGGTGATCGCCGAGCAAGTCAAGGTGCAGCAGGTGGAGAAGCAGGAGCAGATCAAGGTGCAGGACGCCGAGATCCAGCGCCGCGAGAAGGAACTCATCGCCACCGTGCTCAAGCAGGCGGAGATCGAGCGCCAGCGCATCGAGACCCTGGCCGAGGCCGAGAAGCAGCGCCTGGCGGTGGAAGCGGAGGGCCGCGCCTCCTCCATCCGCCAGCAGGGCGAGGCCGAAGCCGAGATCATCTTCAAGAAGGGCGAGGCCGAGGCCAAGGCCATGAACGTCAAGGCCGAGGCCTACCAGGAGTACAACCAGGCGGCGGTGGTGGACAAGCTGATCACCAGCCTGCCCGAAGTGGTGCGCGCCCTGGCCCAGCCGCTCTCCCAGGTGGACAAGATCACCGTGGTCTCCACCGGGAACGGCAGCGCCGCCGGTGTGAACAAGATCACCGGCGACGTCACCCAGATGGCGGCGCAGGTGCCGGCGCTGTTCGAGGCGCTCTCGGGCATGCAGATGTCGGAACTGTTCGCCAAGATCCGCCAGATCGGCGACAAGTCGGCCAAGCCGGAGGTGCAGGCGCCGCCCGCACCGTCGGCCAAGGGAGGGAAGTAA
- a CDS encoding helix-turn-helix transcriptional regulator, translated as MTQLEVVHAIRRELGKGISQSYLSQIESGARPHLTQTSRTLLARFFKVHPGYLVEDPEGFHTELTSELRTLEDSLDTWLGSGAEQFRGDPELSQALERIAGHSDSRQALVLLGAILETPLLAERLLQVLRPGGEASTRGNRPGGREEP; from the coding sequence ATGACCCAGCTGGAGGTGGTGCACGCCATCCGCCGCGAACTGGGCAAGGGCATCAGCCAGTCCTACCTCTCGCAGATCGAGAGTGGGGCGCGGCCCCATCTCACCCAGACCTCGCGCACCCTGCTGGCGCGCTTCTTCAAGGTGCATCCCGGCTACCTGGTGGAGGACCCGGAGGGCTTCCACACCGAGCTGACTTCGGAGCTGCGCACCTTGGAAGACAGCCTGGACACCTGGCTGGGCTCCGGGGCGGAGCAGTTCCGCGGCGATCCGGAACTGAGCCAGGCGCTGGAGCGCATCGCCGGGCACAGCGACTCGCGCCAGGCCCTGGTGCTGCTGGGCGCGATCCTGGAGACGCCCCTGCTGGCCGAGCGCCTGCTGCAGGTGCTGCGGCCCGGCGGGGAGGCGTCCACGCGCGGCAATCGGCCTGGAGGGAGGGAAGAGCCATGA